One Pseudomonas sp. B21_DOA genomic window, ATCACCAGGTCGCCCTTGTCGGACTGGCTGATGTAACCGTGCACGGCGTTGGACATGATCACGCTGTCGATAATCGGTTTGATCGGCTCGGACACCAGCGCTTGCAGCGGGTGGGATTCGATCGGCAGGCGGAAACCGGCCAGCTTGGCCATGTGCCCGGAGTTACCGGCCGTCACCACGCCGACGCGCTTGGCGCCGATGAAACCCTTGTTGGTTTCGACGCCGATGCACACGCCGTTTTCCTTGCGGAAACCGATGACTTCGGTCTGCTGGATCAGGTCCACGCCCAAGGCATCGGCGGCACGCGCGAAGCCCCAGGCCACGGCATCGTGACGGGCGACGCCGCCGCGACGCTGCACGGTCGCGCCCATGATCGGGTAGCGGGTGTTTTTCGAGCAGTCCAGGTACGGAATCTCGTCCGCAACCTGCTTGGCGTCGAGCAATTCGCCGTCGACGCCGTTGAGGCGGTTGGCACTGACCCGACGTTCCGAATCACGGATGTCCTGCAGGGTGTGGCACAGGTTGTAGACGCCGCGCTGGGAGAACATCACGTTGTAGTTGAGATCCTGCGACAAGCCTTCCCACAATTTCATCGCGTGTTCGTAGAGGTGCGCCGACTCGTCCCACAGGTAGTTGGAACGCACGATGGTGGTGTTGCGCGCGGTGTTACCGCCGCCCAGCCAGCCTTTCTCGACCACGGCGACATTGGTGATGCCGTGCTCCTTGGCCAGATAGTAGGCCGTCGCCAGGCCGTGCCCGCCGCCGCCGACGATGACCACGTCGTAGACTTTTTCGGGGTGGGCGTACGCCACATGCGCTGCCAGTTTTCGTGGTGGCTGAGCGAGTGTTTGAACAGGCCGAAGCCGGAATAGCGTTGCATAGTCATTTACTCCAGAACCGACTCAGCGATAAACCGGGAAGTCTGCGCACAGGGCTGAGACCTGCTGGGCGACATTGGCCTCGACATCGGCGTCGCCGAGGTTGTCGAGGATGTCGCAGATCCAGCCGGCGAGGGTTTCGCACTGGCTGACCTTGAAGCCGCGCGTGGTCACCGCCGGGGTGCCGATGCGCAGGCCCGAGGTCACGAACGGCGACTGCGGGTCGTTCGGCACGGCGTTCTTGTTCACCGTGATGTGCGCGCGGCCCAGCGCGGCGTCCGCGTCCTTGCCAGTCAGGCCCTGACGGATCAGGCTGACCAGGAACAGATGGTTGTCGGTGCCGCCGGACACAACATCGTAGCCACGCTTGATGAACACGCTCGCCATCGCCTGGGCGTTGTCGATCACTTGCTGCTGATAGGCCTTGAAGCCAGGCTCCAGCGCTTCCTTGAAGCACACCGCTTTACCAGCGATGACGTGCATCAGCGGGCCGCCCTGGGCGCCGGGGAAAACGGCGGCGTTGAGCTTCTTCTCGATCTCTTCGTTGGACTTGGCTAGGATCAGCCCGCCACGCGGGCCGCGCAGGGTCTTGTGCGTGGTGGTGGTGACCACGTCGGCGTACGGCAGCGGATTCGGGTACAGGCCAGCAGCGACCAGACCGGCGACGTGGGCCATGTCGACGAACAGCAGCGCACCGACCTTGTCGGCGATCTGACGGAAACGCGGGAAGTCCAGAGTCTTCGAGTAAGCGGAGAAACCGGCAACGATCATTTTCGGTTTGCACTCGACGGCCAGACGCTCGACTTCGTCGTAGTCGATCAGCCCGGTGTCGGTGTTGATGCCGTACTGCACGGCGTTGTAGAGCTTGCCCGAAGACGACACTTTGGCGCCGTGGGTCAGGTGACCGCCGTGGGCCAGGCTCATGCCGAGAATGGTGTCGCCCGGCTGGATCAGCGCCAGATACACGGCGCTGTTGGCCGAGGAGCCGGAGTGCGGCTGGACGTTGGCATAGTCGGCACCGAACAGTTGCTTGGCGCGTTCGATGGCCAGCGCTTCGACTTTGTCCACATGTTCGCAGCCACCGTAGTAGCGCTTGCCCGGATAGCCTTCGGCGTATTTGTTGGTCAGGCCGCTGCCTTGCGCCTGCATGACGCGCTTGCTGGTGTAGTTCTCCGACGCGATCAGCTCGATGTGATCTTCCTGACGTTGCTCCTCGGCATTCATCGCCGCCAGCAGTGCATCGTCGTAACCCTGGATCTGGTCTTGCTTGCTGAACATCGCGTCTCTCCCAGCGGCATCTGTGCGCCATTCGTCTCGGTAAGGCACCGGCAATCGCAGCGGTGCCCTTTGATGCGATGGTATGACCGGCACAGACAGCTCAAATGCCTGCGGACGCCACGCAAAGGTGCGTTTACGACATGGCTGGAAAAGGCTGGTCGGACACATCATTCAAAAGCGTGGAGATCCCCAGTGGGAGCGGGCTTGCTCGCGAAGAGGCCGTGTCAGTCGACATCTATGCCGCCTGACACACCGCTTTCGCGAGCAAGCCCGCTCCCACAGGGTCAGGTGTATGCCGCGCGGACGGCGAGCAATAGAAGGAAATGCGCGGGATACACCGCATACGCCCAGCGCCGCATCGGTGGTGGCTGCAGATGTCGCCCATGTCGCAACAGGAACATTCCCAGCATTGGCGCAAGCAGACATGTCGCCAGGCCGAGAATCGCCACGCTGTTGCCGAAGCGCGCCGATTCGAGCAGCACTTGCCATTGGTTCGCCGCCAGACACACCAGCCCCGGCAACAGGCTGAAATACCAGGGTCGGCGGAACACCAGCAGCATCGCCAGCGGCAACAATACGCCGAAGAAACCGAACATCAGTCGTTCTGAAAAAACCGCCGCAACCACCAACGCGGCCAATGCGAGCAACCGCGCCACCGACGCTGGGTCCTGCCAGCCGCGCGCCACCAGCAAGCCCAGCGCCAGCGTCGGCATCACGTTGAACGTGTCAGGGTCGGTGATATAAAAGCGATAAGGGATTTCGCTGATGGCGCTGAACAGCAACAGCCAGCCCAGATAGCGCCATTCCATTTTGCGCGAACCGTCTCGTGCCAGATTCGCCGCCATCGCCAGGCAGAACCATGGAAACGCCAATCGCCCGGGCACATACAACCAATCGGCGGAGAAGCCGACATATCGCAGGTGATCGAGCAACATGCTCAGCAACGCCAGCCACTTGAGCAGATCCAGGGCACCGTCGCGTTGGCTCAGGTGCATAATCGGCCCATAAACTGGTAATTTTCCCCACCCGACATCGCATGTGCTCCCCGGAAGATCTTCGGTAAAGTGCGCATCCTCATTGACCACGAGCCTTCACAAGAGTCTCGATTACGGAAGCCGGCCATGACCGACAAGAGCCAACAATTCGCCAGCGACAACTATTCCGGGATCTGCCCTGAAGCCTGGGCTGCCATGGAACAGGCCAACCACGGCCACCAGCGCGCTTACGGCGACGATGAATGGACCGCCCGCGCGGCCGATCATTTCCGCAAACTGTTCGAAACCGACTGCGAAGTGTTCTTCGCCTTCAACGGCACCGCCGCCAACTCCCTGGCCCTGTCGTCGCTGTGCCAGAGTTACCACAGCGTGATCTGCTCGGAAACCGCCCACGTCGAAACCGACGAATGCGGCGCTCCGGAATTTTTCTCCAACGGCTCGAAGCTGCTGATCGCCGGCACTGAAAACGGCAAGATCACTCCGCTATCGATCCGCGAAGTCGCCCTCAAGCGCCAGGACATCCACTACCCGAAACCGCGGGTGGTGACCCTGACCCAGGCCACCGAAGTCGGCAGCGTCTACACCCCGGAAGAAGTCCGCGCCATCAGCGCAACCTGCAAGGAACTGGGTCTGCACCTGCACATGGACGGCGCGCGGTTCTCCAACGCCTGCGCATTCCTCGGCTGCTCGCCCGCCGACCTCACCTGGAAAGCCGGCGTTGATGTGCTGTGCTTCGGCGGCACGAAAAACGGCATGGCGGTGGGTGAAGCGATCCTGTTCTTCAACCACAAACTGGCCGAAGACTTTGATTACCGCTGCAAGCAGGCCGGGCAACTGGCGTCGAAGATGCGCTTTTTGTCGGCACCGTGGGTCGGCATTCTGGAAAACGACGCCTGGCTCAAATACGCCCGCCACGCCAACCACTGCGCGCAACTGCTGGCAGAACTGGTCAGCGACATTCCCGGCGTTGAGCTGATGTTCCCGGTGCAGGCCAACGGCGTGTTCCTGCAACTGTCCGAGCCGGCGATCGCCGCCCTGACCGCGAAGAACTGGCGCTTCTACACCTTCATCGGCAAGGGCGGCGCCCGCTTCATGTGCTCTTGGGACACCGAAGAAGAACGCGTGCGCGAACTGGCGCACGATATTCGCGAGGTCATGTCGGCCTGATTACCCTCCTAGTTGCATTCCCATGCTCAGCACGGGAATGCAACCCAGAGGCTGCGCGTCGCAGACCTGCATTTTCAGAATCGGACTACACCAAGGCCTACAGAAAGCACGAAAATCCCGCCATAGACTGCCCGCTCCCGATTCAAGGAGCGCACGCGATGGCAATTCCCGGCTACATGACGATCATGGGCAAGACCCAAGGGCTGATTTCGGCAGGCTGCTCAACGCCTGATTCGGTCGGCAACAGATATCAGGCGGCACACACCGATCAAATCATGGTGCTGTCGTACAGCCACAACCTCGCCAACCTCGACAACTCTCACCGAGCCACCCACGCGCCGGTCATTGTCACCAAAGTCGTCGACAAATCTTCACCGCTGCTGGCCCAGGCACTGGCCAACCGTGAAGAGATCGACTGCAAGATCAACTTCTACCGAACCTCCCCTCAGGGTCAGCAGGAAAAATAATTTTCTGTCTCGATCGACGGTGCGGTGCTCACCGAACTGAACCTGGATATGCCCCACGTCATTCTGCACAACGACGCGGAACCTCAGGAGCAGGTCGCCATTCGTTATCGTGGCATCAGCTGGGTGCATCACCTCGCCGGGACCAGCGGTCATGCCTCGTGGGGCGAAGAAGGTTGAGCGATCAGCGCCATGGTCTCAGCGACGTTCGACACGTTGCCGGCAAGCTGCTCGCACAGGCACAGACAGTCGGCTCACGTCATCTGGCATTCGGCAGTGCGCGCGTGCAGTTCAATCAGGAGGTCGCGCGCTTCGCCAAGGGCATTGTCGATGATGTCGCCAGCGGCCGCCTTTCAGCGGACATGGGCCTTGACGCCCTCGCACAGGAACAGCGTCATCTTCTGAACCAATCCAGAGTTCTGGTAAGCGGCACCAAAGGTGCCGTTCCTGAAGCGGTGAAAAAACGCCCGTTATCGATGCTCAGGCAGCCTGCCTCGCGCTCCGATCCAGACAGGTTGCTGCGCGCGATTCATCAGCAGAACCTCAGGGTGGCGCGCGTTAATAACAGCAGCACCGCGCGCAGCCCTCACCCCGTCAACGACTTGAAGTTCTTCCCCAGCGAGCACTGGCCGCAAGATCGTCCGGCCCCATCGGAGCCGGGTTTTTACATCGTGCCGAAAAGCATTGTCGCCGAGAAGCTTGAGGCACAACTGCTCCCTCCGCCAACCCGAATGTCATCGCCAGATTCAGAAGTTTGAATCCGACCCCGGACATGATTAAAGCCGGTTCGATGATCGTGCTGAGCGACCCTGACAATCAGCAATGCACATACGAGGAAGCATTGCTGATGCAGACCGCGCGTTTCGTCAGTG contains:
- a CDS encoding conjugal transfer protein TraX, giving the protein MHLSQRDGALDLLKWLALLSMLLDHLRYVGFSADWLYVPGRLAFPWFCLAMAANLARDGSRKMEWRYLGWLLLFSAISEIPYRFYITDPDTFNVMPTLALGLLVARGWQDPASVARLLALAALVVAAVFSERLMFGFFGVLLPLAMLLVFRRPWYFSLLPGLVCLAANQWQVLLESARFGNSVAILGLATCLLAPMLGMFLLRHGRHLQPPPMRRWAYAVYPAHFLLLLAVRAAYT
- a CDS encoding serine hydroxymethyltransferase, encoding MFSKQDQIQGYDDALLAAMNAEEQRQEDHIELIASENYTSKRVMQAQGSGLTNKYAEGYPGKRYYGGCEHVDKVEALAIERAKQLFGADYANVQPHSGSSANSAVYLALIQPGDTILGMSLAHGGHLTHGAKVSSSGKLYNAVQYGINTDTGLIDYDEVERLAVECKPKMIVAGFSAYSKTLDFPRFRQIADKVGALLFVDMAHVAGLVAAGLYPNPLPYADVVTTTTHKTLRGPRGGLILAKSNEEIEKKLNAAVFPGAQGGPLMHVIAGKAVCFKEALEPGFKAYQQQVIDNAQAMASVFIKRGYDVVSGGTDNHLFLVSLIRQGLTGKDADAALGRAHITVNKNAVPNDPQSPFVTSGLRIGTPAVTTRGFKVSQCETLAGWICDILDNLGDADVEANVAQQVSALCADFPVYR
- a CDS encoding low specificity L-threonine aldolase — translated: MTDKSQQFASDNYSGICPEAWAAMEQANHGHQRAYGDDEWTARAADHFRKLFETDCEVFFAFNGTAANSLALSSLCQSYHSVICSETAHVETDECGAPEFFSNGSKLLIAGTENGKITPLSIREVALKRQDIHYPKPRVVTLTQATEVGSVYTPEEVRAISATCKELGLHLHMDGARFSNACAFLGCSPADLTWKAGVDVLCFGGTKNGMAVGEAILFFNHKLAEDFDYRCKQAGQLASKMRFLSAPWVGILENDAWLKYARHANHCAQLLAELVSDIPGVELMFPVQANGVFLQLSEPAIAALTAKNWRFYTFIGKGGARFMCSWDTEEERVRELAHDIREVMSA